Part of the Suncus etruscus isolate mSunEtr1 chromosome 20, mSunEtr1.pri.cur, whole genome shotgun sequence genome, gtccttctgtaagcaacgcaaacaccttaccgctgtgctatctctccagccccctcatccATATTTCTATACATAATTTATATCTTCTCTAAAAGGAAACTGAGGTACTGCCAAAAGGAATGGACATAAACTATAAAACATTAGAAAACCAAAGAACTGGAGAAATTCATACTTCAAAAGAACTAAAGGATAGAGGCATGGGAACAAAGTGAAGACTTTATTTGGaaacattatttgaaaataaacctTTAAGGGATAGATAATGCAGGAATTGTGACTTACCACAGTAGTATCAGGAGAGGTACAAATGAGCAAGAATCATCTGAGGTAGGTAGTACTAGTCAAGTAGAGTTGAGTGTGGATAGGCGCAGATATCCAGATTGTTCTGAAGGTTTCGCTTTTgagataaggaagaaaaacattttcaaccATGTAACTACGCTACTCTATTTAGCAATATGGGGTAAGTGATATATCAATATAAAACTGAAATTAGCCCCTTGGTATCAAAATTTTATCCACAGATCACACAAAGTAACTTTCCtttgagtcaaaaaaaaaaaattaagactttcTGTActaatatttatgtattaatattAAAGGTTTAGCAGGAATATAAACCTGTTTTCCCTGCTGCTATATGGTCTCCAGGTTTCTATTTGCTCTATTTGCTTTGCCTTTGTCTGCTCCTTTTATGTGCAGCCTGGGAAAATGTGGCTGCTCAAGATCTCAAAGTGAAATAGGAATCCTGGAGGATGGCACAAAGGGCTGGAAGCAGTTTGTCATGTTCCACTGAGCACCAAGCACTATAACCTAATTCCCAAGCACagtcggatgtgaccccaaaacaaagagcaGTATCTTGAACTGCTATATCTCATTAGTAAGTCAGGATTTTATTTaagtcctttttttaaaaaaaaatcatttttactgAAAACAATCTGTATTGACAGGGATGTGGTTAAAAGTgggaactctaatccactgctagtgggaatgctgtctggttcaacTCCTATGGAACACAGTACagtgttctcagtaaacttagaatcaaGCTGCCATTTAACCTAGCAACTTCACTTTTCAGTAACAGtcctcaggacagaaaaacatttcttcaaaaatacatgcacattgcaacaatcagtaaaaaaaagctaagagttggaataagCCTAGATGtataacaacagatgagtgaatcatgagGATCTAGTTCACATAAACAAGGAATGTTACAAAGTTCTTCCAAttctagtatatgtgctgctgaagtgagtaCTGGAATGCTACACAATTCTAAGGAATAATGTAATTTgctgcaatatggatggaactgaagaTACTGTGTTAATGAAGCAAGCCAGATGAATGAAAAATACAGGAATCTTCCCACATACGGTATTTAAAGTAGCTGCATGAGGGAATATACTGCTTTAAATGGAGTTGCCTAGAACATTTAAGGCCCTGATTATAGTGAGAAGGAGGAAAGAGTGGAAGTGGGAAAAGGTGTGAAATAATggaatgggtcaaaaagattcaGGCACAGACAGAACTAACTAGTCAAACCATAGAGACAACAACACTGAAACTGAAACctgaacaaccaaacttaaaagctGCCACTTACAAATGTGGAAGACTCGGAAAGTATGGGATGGACATTaggaacactggtggaaggaagttgacacagTTGTTGGCATTGGCCATTGGcgctgaaacattttatgtctttatAAAACTCCACTATGAATAAGTAtcaatcacagtgctttaaataaatttttaaaatgatttcatgGAATCTCACCCTACTAGGTAGCAAATCCTACTTATAAATTGAATGTGAAATATAGGTATACATGTATATGAATCACATTTTAATGAAAAGTAAATATAAGCTCACATAATGGCATGTAAACATGTATGTGTGTCTATATAGCCATACAACAGTGAAGCTAACAGCTCATATGACAAAAATAGTAACTTACATAAAAACCCATTCTAGAGCCTATTTGTTACACTTGGATATAAATCTGAAACTGTTACAGACGTTAATTTAAACTTACAAGCACAGCTTTGAAAAGTGGTTAAAAGTACTTACAATAGGCAAATAGATCAAAgaactaaattttataattatataataatttatatatatttataatatttatatatacttatatgtataaTTTACAATAAACCACCATAGTGTAAACTAACTTTCTACGTATTTATACCCTATATTCCAAACATGCCTTTACTAATATAGCCCATCATAAAACATTTAACaggccgaagtgatagtacaatgtgggtaaggtgctttgcATGTTcagtctaggtttgatccctggcactccatatgatctcttgagtaccaccaggagtgtagAGACAAAAGCAAACCCTAAACACCGAGTatagctcaaaaaaacaaaaacaaaaacaatttaatatttaGCATGTTTCAGGCATTGTTCCATAAATCCTTTTGTAATACTGAATACTCACAGTAATTCCAACAGGAATGATTTTGAAGTATTGCCATTCttcaataattattattaattatctttGGTATTTAATTCAAAAGTACTAATTACCTTTAAAGACTTTCTACTCTTGGGCCGGCAcggtggtgctacaggtaaggtgtctgccttgtcagcgctagcctaggatgaaccgcggttcgatcccccattgtcccatatggccccccaagccaggagcgacttctgaatgcagagccaggagtaacccctgagcgtcactgggtgtagcccaaaaaccaaaaaccaaaaaaaaaaaaaaaaggactttctACTCCTACCTTCCTGGCCTATAATGATAAACAGTTCATATgctgaaataaagtaaaagacaATGACCTTAAAAGTCagtaaaccagagagatagtattaagTAGTACATAACAGGTTAAAGCAATTATCACTTTGAAATCCCAAAGTTCCCATCTTAGCACCAATAGGGATCACTcttaagcatggagccaggaagagCTAGCTTTGGTCCAATGCCCCCGATAATCCCCACAGCCCCCAAAATCGGTAACACTTCCATGGAACTATAGCTATGATAAATTCTATGAAAAATACATAGTAGGCAAACCATATCCTATTTTACAGTTTATACCatcatatttaataaaactttacAATTAACTTTATTtcagataaaatttaatatttccatAATTTAGGAGAAAGCAAACACCTTTCTCTTTGAGTCTATTTCCGGTGATTGCAATCCCATTAGCATTAGAGTGCTGAGTATTTTACTAATTGACTACATGCTTGTTGGAAGCCTCTGTAGCCTTTTCTTGGTAGGAATTCCAGTTTTTCTgaattcttccctttccttcaggTATTCCATTTTGCATTCTTCAAAAAAGGCTGGATCTTTATAGCTACAAAAAAGGAAGTTAAAATCATCCATTTATTATAAGCTTAATATTCAAACACATATTAGAAGCAGGCTTTTAgttgtggaaaaattattgtaaatattaaagaaaaggcTTCATTCCTATCCTTAAGGTGCTCAAATAAAGCCTGCCATTACAATTCAGTATACAAAGTGCTACaataaaaaacactaaaaaagggCGGGGGGGATAACACTAAAGTCCATTACCATATttcagagggaagaaggaaacgAGGAATACACTGTGATTTGAAGAATCAACAGAAATACATATACAGAGGGGCATGTGTAAAAGCAAAGATGAAAAAAAGTTGATGCATAAAGATCTGCAAGTAAATTAGTGCCTTCAGAGAAGATTGTACATTTAGGATAAAGACCTAAGTAAATGAGAAtttaagaagaaagaacaaggaagaacaaaaatgagtcaggaatcacatctggcaggcctgggaccatatgggatgccagggatcgaatagccacatgccaggcaaataaatgccctacccactgtaccatttctccagctCCAACAGGATAAACTCTTACCTCTCTATAGAAAAATTTTGTGCAGGTCCTCTCCATAAATACTGCTcttacaattattttaattactattaatgAAAAACACATGGAATTGCAATGCATTCCTTCATCTATAATTGCAGAGGCCCATTGATACAGTTTTCAGCATTCTGAAGAGGGTCTAATATTTGGCTTATTTTTGTTATGGAGTCACAGTGGTGGCTCAAGGACTATTCCAAGTACTGTGATCAGAAGATCTCAAGCAAAACAATATACTTGAGTCCTTTGAGCTAGCTCAAAGTCTATAAATTTGTGTGTGTCTTATttgtttaaaaacataaaattcagCTAGTCGTGAccactttcttttaatttttaataagacaGTGATTTACGAAGTTGTTCAGAACAGAGCTGCATCAGACATCCAGTGTTTCAACCTTGTCCCGCctcccctccaccaatgtcccaaggttcgttcccacccccagcctgctccTTTGCAAGCAGAAAGtacatttatttcaaattacTGCTCTAACAACTTTTTATTTAGTTCTCTGATCAAACCAAATTGATGTATCTGCTTCATGGGCTGAgggacagagaaaaaaatgtgggTCTGCCCAAATTCAGATCTCACAACTACCAATTAACAAGACTTACTAAAGTAACAGTTTTTCTCAATCCTTTCCTGACCCTGGACTTTATTCTGGTTCCTGTGGTCTCGTGAACATACCAGATATAAGCCTTGTGCCTCCACCATCTccccaaaatgtaaaatattaacaaacaaccattttaaattttaacaatctagaTGTTATACTTAaggatttaaatttctttttcctttattggaTTTATACCTTTCCTAAGTGTTAAatcacattcatttaaaaaaaaatcacaatactgACAAAGGTTTTAGATATTACCTAATGCAGTGTCTCTTATTAGATGAGACATACATATAAACTCATTGTTATTCCTAGATGAACCTGTTTATGAAAAGTGAGTTGTTAAAACATAGAAATTTATATAGTTTTACTAATCTTTTATTGACCATAGGTCAGTTACATGCCTCAACTCAATAGTACTCagtacttactcttggctctgttttcCGGGTAAAGCTCAGGAAGCCATATAAGGTGGCAAGCTGAACACAGGTTAGTAACacgtaaggcaagtgtcttatctacctctctgaccctgatctcatttttttctttctttttctattttttattaattttaatagcttTTATTGAGGCCCAGATCTTTCAcagtttaaggtacatagtgacagtgaattggggcaattcccaccaccagtgttgacctccctccaaccctgttcccagtatgcatcccgtACCTCAACCCTTAGCCACCCTGGACTGCTGGTGTaaaaggtcccttttgtgtatagcttgttgtggtttgggtctcttgattccactgtcattgactttggattggctatttaggtctgaccatttttttatttccgcTCAATGCTCCTATGACTGCTTGTCCTggtatccacttttttttccctcaaactaggagcagaacaagatgattcaagttctatggttctgtttaaaagaaaaaaaaaaaaattggggaggagcccctgtctagaaactgttaatataaatttaaaagaggaaggaaaaaaaagaaaaaaacataaatcaaagcCAAAcagaactaaactaaacaaaaattaaaaaagaaagaataaaaaatggaaaggggggctggtgtgataagttggttttttttttttttacctcatttttaatcagaaaaatgcTGATACTCCTGTGTTAAAGACccatacacatagacacacaacTACTGAGGTGATTACTTACTAAGACGTTAGACATTCTTTCAAGGCAGAATTTTCTTTCCGGCATTTTACTACCATAAGCAATCCAGAGTCCTTGCAACATTTggtaaaatctgaaaaaaagttTGAAGGAAAGTCTTTATGATACAATCAATAtacttttggttttgcttttttctccCTCAACATCAATGTGTTTAAGAGTTCTAAATTACTCACTAAATATTACCTACAATATACTCAAAATTACTTATAGGACAGGCACTGCACAATACATGTGCAAGAATAAGTGTGCAGAATAAATGCTTACTAGAGTGGCTTCTTTAGTGTCTTGCCTTCCAGGACCACCAGTAGAAAAGTTGGGTGTCCTGATCCTCCCAGAGCTGGGCCACCTGCTACTCGAATCGTCTGTGTTTGGGCACCCTGAGTAGTCTTCGCACATTATCCCTTCTGCATGACAGTGTATGTGCTCCCTACCTCTGTAAACTGTTCTCTTAACCCTCTTGACATTAGCTGTCCTAACAACTCCAGCACGCTGCATATAACAACTACTTACTTCCATGTTCTAGTTCAAATTATGATAtaatcctcaaaaataaaaagtagtaaatattttctgaatatctAATTTCTTTAATTCAAAGTTACAAGATTGCCCTCTTATTGACTATGTGTTATTTAGCTTAGTTTCCAGTTACTAAGGaacaaatatactttataaatatctTAAAACAAAAAGAGTCTTCAGGGAAACAAATCTTTAATgtttaaacaaaaacatttttggttattgttttgttctaaggccacactgagcagtgcttaggagctactccCTTTGAGGTCATTCCCTGTGAGGGtttgccacatgaaaggcaagcagcTTCATCTGTGTCAATTCACTGGTCAAGAATTACTTTTCCAGCGAGGTCTGTCTGCCTCAGGCGACCCTCCAGCAGTCGGATCTGAGCCTCCTTCTGGGCTACCTGCAAACCCTTGTCAATGGACGCTTTGAGGAAGTTGTCCAGCAGAAGGCGGGCTTCAGCCAGAGAACACGAGCTGATGACCACCGAGGTATCTGTGGAGTGCAGCTCCTCCTCGGTCTCCTCCAGCTGCACAATGGTGGCCTGACAGTCGGTGATGCTGTCGCTGATGTAGTCGATGTTGGCCGCCAACACCTCGATCTCCTCCGCCAACTCCTGCAGCCCCTTCTCCTCCTCGAGGAACAGCTCTTCCCTTTTCTTGAGTCGCTCCATGTTGGCCTCCAGGTTCACAATGGTCACTCTCTGCGTAACGATGCCTATGATCGCCGCTCCAGGGACTGCCACTTGAGCCGGGCTGCCTTGCTG contains:
- the CMC1 gene encoding COX assembly mitochondrial protein homolog isoform X2; translated protein: MALDPADFTKCCKDSGLLMVVKCRKENSALKECLTSYYKDPAFFEECKMEYLKEREEFRKTGIPTKKRLQRLPTSM
- the CMC1 gene encoding COX assembly mitochondrial protein homolog isoform X1; this translates as MALDPADQHLRHVEKDVLIPKIMREKARERCSEQVQDFTKCCKDSGLLMVVKCRKENSALKECLTSYYKDPAFFEECKMEYLKEREEFRKTGIPTKKRLQRLPTSM